A section of the Solitalea canadensis DSM 3403 genome encodes:
- a CDS encoding FecR family protein: MNKQEVEKLFEKYNKGLASPQEQIMLERWYHQELAKQQLSDDEADFVSLKEEIWDGVLDRAGLQENKSVKKLFPLWAKIAAAASIVLLISIGINSYLAKRASENTELANANKIAPGSNKAILTLSNGQKISLTDASKGTLANESGIVITKTADGQLTYKFSNSTDINASALINTIETPRGGQHQITLPDGTVVTLNAASSLKFPASFTGLANRKVELSGEAYFEVAKDKKHPFIVQSGSQEVEVLGTHFNVNTYPDEKAAKTTLLEGSVKVSANGNAHLLIPGQQSILTNNTVDIVTANIKETMAWKNGYFRFNDDRIDEIMPLLSRWYDVEVNYEGKISDERFSGTISRYKNINEVLAMLSYSNAVKFKIEGRRITVMK, from the coding sequence ATGAACAAACAGGAGGTAGAAAAACTTTTCGAAAAATACAATAAAGGATTAGCCAGTCCGCAAGAACAGATCATGTTGGAACGGTGGTATCATCAGGAGTTAGCTAAGCAACAACTTTCTGATGATGAAGCTGATTTTGTTTCGTTAAAAGAGGAGATCTGGGATGGGGTATTAGACCGCGCAGGTTTACAGGAGAATAAATCTGTAAAGAAGTTGTTCCCGCTTTGGGCCAAAATTGCAGCGGCGGCATCGATTGTATTATTAATTTCCATCGGTATAAATTCTTATTTAGCCAAAAGAGCATCTGAAAATACCGAGTTAGCTAATGCCAATAAAATTGCTCCGGGTTCGAACAAAGCAATTCTAACACTTTCCAACGGACAAAAAATCTCTTTGACTGATGCTTCTAAAGGAACTCTTGCTAACGAATCAGGTATTGTCATAACCAAGACTGCTGATGGTCAGCTGACTTATAAGTTTAGTAATTCCACAGATATAAATGCATCAGCGTTAATTAACACCATAGAAACCCCACGTGGAGGTCAGCATCAAATTACATTACCGGATGGTACTGTGGTAACATTAAATGCTGCAAGTAGCTTAAAATTCCCTGCTTCCTTTACCGGATTAGCCAATAGAAAAGTTGAACTAAGTGGTGAAGCCTATTTTGAAGTAGCAAAAGACAAAAAGCATCCATTTATAGTTCAGTCGGGTAGTCAGGAAGTCGAGGTATTGGGTACACATTTTAACGTTAACACTTATCCTGATGAAAAGGCAGCAAAAACTACCCTTCTCGAAGGATCGGTAAAAGTTAGCGCAAATGGAAACGCCCATTTACTCATACCCGGACAACAGTCCATTCTCACTAATAATACCGTTGACATTGTTACAGCAAATATTAAGGAGACAATGGCCTGGAAAAATGGCTACTTCCGTTTCAATGACGATCGCATCGATGAAATAATGCCGCTGCTTAGCCGATGGTATGATGTTGAAGTGAACTATGAGGGTAAAATATCTGACGAGCGGTTCAGTGGAACGATCTCCAGGTATAAAAATATCAATGAAGTGTTAGCGATGCTAAGCTATTCTAACGCTGTAAAATTCAAAATTGAAGGAAGGAGGATCACTGTGATGAAATAA
- a CDS encoding RNA polymerase sigma factor, with translation MSGYGKYDDKELILFLKEGDQAAFTEIYNRYWASMYSHVYKMLRSQEESKDLLQDMFSSLWLKAADIDEQTKLSGYLYLSARNRVFNLIQRNKVKNDYLASVAQFISEAGTETMERLDEKDLINAIESEIQNLPPKMREIFELSRKANLTHKEIAEKLNISDQTVRKQVQNALRILKPKVQAIQVGVAFLLFLR, from the coding sequence ATGAGCGGCTACGGAAAGTATGATGATAAGGAACTTATCCTCTTTTTAAAGGAAGGAGATCAGGCTGCGTTTACAGAGATATACAATCGTTATTGGGCATCTATGTATTCGCATGTCTATAAAATGCTGCGTAGCCAAGAAGAATCCAAAGACCTTTTGCAGGATATGTTCAGCTCCCTCTGGCTGAAAGCAGCCGACATCGATGAGCAAACTAAATTATCCGGCTATTTATACTTGTCTGCTCGAAACCGTGTGTTTAATCTTATTCAGCGTAATAAAGTTAAAAATGATTACCTAGCTTCTGTGGCTCAGTTCATTTCGGAAGCAGGCACAGAAACAATGGAGCGGCTGGATGAGAAGGATCTTATTAATGCAATCGAATCTGAAATTCAAAATCTACCCCCAAAAATGCGGGAGATTTTCGAGCTAAGCAGAAAGGCAAACCTTACCCACAAAGAAATTGCTGAAAAACTAAATATTTCTGACCAAACAGTGCGCAAACAAGTGCAAAACGCACTACGTATCCTGAAACCAAAGGTACAGGCTATTCAGGTTGGCGTTGCTTTTCTTTTATTCCTGCGCTAA
- a CDS encoding sensor histidine kinase gives MLMVVAGLFVAIITDTFLWIISPELKSIIGTYNSIFSKTLTPLMLRNEIVRDLAYNVPTLFGLAAVIKFGKHWYQKQKERELLIKEKLKAELQLLKAQIHPHFLFNTLNNIYSFILTSNPNASGLILKLSNLLRYILTECNQPKVPLVKELKMIENYMELEKIRYGERLNMQVTVVGNPENKSIAPLLLLPFIENSFKHGASNVLQNPWIELNLIITDQNLSMELVNSQVAVSQAYDKNNGIGLANVQKRLNLLYGNQHTLKISTEREVFKIQLTVGLTEIAVISEDIVDISYFNVSAV, from the coding sequence ATGCTTATGGTTGTTGCAGGTTTGTTTGTTGCAATAATAACAGACACCTTTTTGTGGATTATAAGTCCGGAATTAAAGTCGATTATCGGAACTTATAACTCTATATTCAGTAAAACACTGACTCCACTAATGTTGAGAAATGAAATTGTTCGGGATCTTGCCTATAATGTTCCAACGCTTTTCGGATTAGCAGCTGTGATTAAATTCGGGAAACATTGGTATCAAAAACAAAAAGAAAGAGAATTATTAATAAAGGAAAAGCTCAAAGCAGAATTGCAACTGCTCAAAGCACAAATTCATCCGCATTTTCTTTTTAATACATTAAATAATATTTACTCATTTATCCTTACTTCCAATCCAAATGCTTCAGGGTTGATATTAAAATTGTCGAACTTATTGAGGTATATACTCACCGAATGCAATCAACCGAAGGTTCCTTTAGTAAAAGAATTGAAAATGATAGAAAACTATATGGAACTGGAGAAAATACGCTATGGAGAACGACTAAATATGCAGGTAACCGTTGTCGGTAATCCTGAGAATAAATCTATTGCACCATTGCTATTGTTGCCTTTTATTGAAAATAGCTTTAAACATGGAGCTAGTAATGTGTTACAAAATCCATGGATAGAACTCAATCTTATTATCACAGATCAAAACTTGTCAATGGAATTGGTTAATAGTCAGGTTGCCGTCTCTCAGGCTTACGATAAAAATAATGGCATCGGACTCGCTAATGTGCAAAAGAGGTTAAATCTTTTATACGGTAATCAACATACATTAAAAATAAGTACTGAACGGGAGGTTTTCAAAATCCAACTAACAGTGGGGTTAACAGAAATTGCAGTTATTTCAGAAGACATAGTCGATATATCCTATTTCAACGTATCAGCTGTTTGA
- a CDS encoding sensor histidine kinase: MTISDFIFSEKPSVHKFRHLVFWLGWGFYFYVIPGLLDDKPCTGFVLNIYALANTLLILVVQISAFYSVVYYLIPRYLLKRDYLSFILGMIIVGFTLIGFDYFIWLLVNGQVHSTFNFDSNSVEKGFSLRYVLYNGLFISPAKDSSPLMYDLQWGLFSAPKVIAVGAAITFLKRWYIKQKENERIEREKVKAELDLLKVQLHPRFLFNTLTAIYAYSLTASDKAENMILKLSEMLSYMLYDCNQSVVLLEKELNVLQDYIALEKMKCKGRLDVNLQITGDYKNKLIAPLLLLHFLENSIKYSTEQAIKHPWISVIISIHETKLSFKLTGSKSNDEIIPGTGEPEDLYDLRKRLDALYPQRYELLLLKEEDIYMISLALELEVISINSPSEKFIGEPILT; encoded by the coding sequence ATGACAATCAGTGATTTTATATTTTCTGAAAAACCATCGGTTCATAAATTCCGCCATCTTGTTTTCTGGTTAGGCTGGGGATTTTACTTTTATGTTATTCCCGGTCTTCTTGATGATAAGCCATGTACGGGTTTCGTGCTGAATATTTACGCATTAGCTAATACACTACTTATACTTGTTGTGCAAATTTCGGCCTTTTATAGTGTTGTTTATTATTTGATTCCTCGATACCTACTAAAACGAGATTATTTAAGCTTCATACTAGGAATGATTATAGTAGGATTCACCCTTATTGGGTTTGATTATTTTATTTGGTTGCTGGTCAACGGTCAAGTACACTCTACATTTAATTTTGATAGTAATTCTGTAGAGAAAGGGTTTTCATTGAGATACGTACTTTATAATGGATTATTTATTTCGCCTGCAAAAGACTCCTCTCCGCTGATGTACGATCTTCAATGGGGTTTGTTTTCAGCTCCCAAAGTAATTGCAGTCGGTGCGGCAATCACCTTTTTAAAAAGATGGTACATTAAGCAAAAGGAAAATGAACGTATCGAAAGAGAAAAAGTTAAGGCCGAGTTGGATTTGCTGAAAGTGCAATTGCATCCCCGGTTTCTTTTTAATACTCTGACTGCTATTTACGCTTATTCGTTAACCGCCTCAGACAAAGCCGAAAACATGATCTTGAAGCTCTCTGAAATGCTGAGTTATATGCTTTATGATTGCAACCAATCAGTTGTGTTACTAGAGAAAGAATTAAATGTGCTACAGGATTATATAGCGCTTGAGAAAATGAAATGTAAGGGACGTTTAGATGTAAATCTTCAAATAACAGGGGATTATAAAAATAAGCTGATTGCCCCGTTATTGTTACTTCACTTTTTAGAAAACAGTATAAAATACAGCACAGAACAGGCAATAAAGCACCCTTGGATAAGTGTGATCATCAGTATACATGAAACTAAATTAAGTTTTAAACTAACAGGCAGTAAATCGAATGATGAGATAATTCCTGGGACAGGTGAGCCGGAAGATCTCTATGATCTGAGAAAACGTTTGGACGCATTGTACCCACAAAGGTATGAACTCCTACTATTGAAGGAAGAGGATATTTATATGATTTCGCTAGCATTAGAGTTGGAGGTTATTTCAATTAATAGTCCAAGCGAAAAATTTATTGGGGAACCGATACTCACTTAA
- a CDS encoding LytR/AlgR family response regulator transcription factor, producing MITENKIQCLIVDDEPPAIAILQKYIESVPGLMLTGACFNAVEALTVLQQKNVDLLFLDIQMPQLLGTDFIRTLKNPPKVIFTTAYRKYAVEGFELDAVDYLLKPVSFERFIKAVNKVMQTQVQPAGEPVEISDGSKDGAFIYFRADRKMVKVFLKDILYVESLKDYIKVITSFRQIITKQSISSLEAMLPANQFVRIHRSYLVAISKIDSFTADDIEIQKKEIPIGRMYQHEVNRVLKLAVK from the coding sequence ATGATAACCGAAAATAAAATACAGTGTTTAATTGTGGATGATGAACCACCCGCAATAGCTATTTTGCAAAAATATATAGAATCAGTGCCGGGGTTAATGCTGACTGGTGCTTGCTTCAATGCAGTTGAGGCCTTGACTGTACTTCAACAAAAAAATGTTGATTTACTGTTTCTGGATATACAAATGCCACAGCTTTTAGGGACAGACTTTATCAGAACGTTGAAAAATCCACCTAAAGTTATTTTTACTACTGCCTATAGAAAATATGCTGTTGAAGGGTTTGAACTGGATGCCGTGGATTATTTACTGAAACCGGTTTCTTTTGAACGTTTTATCAAAGCCGTTAACAAGGTGATGCAAACCCAGGTGCAACCGGCTGGTGAACCTGTAGAAATAAGTGATGGTTCTAAAGATGGAGCATTTATCTATTTCCGTGCTGATCGTAAAATGGTGAAGGTTTTTTTAAAAGATATCCTCTATGTAGAGAGCCTTAAAGATTATATCAAAGTAATTACCAGCTTCAGGCAAATTATCACTAAACAATCTATCTCTTCACTTGAAGCTATGCTGCCTGCTAATCAGTTTGTCAGAATTCATCGTTCGTATTTGGTGGCAATTAGTAAGATCGACTCATTTACGGCAGATGATATCGAGATACAAAAAAAGGAAATTCCTATTGGCCGTATGTACCAGCATGAAGTTAATAGAGTGTTAAAACTGGCGGTTAAATAA
- a CDS encoding WG repeat-containing protein: MNKNTTTHYILVLLSILLVSCQPKNNTNNKKTLEKLSGHLDTVGNCWVGAEPLYSVSRFEGRSEYTSVSKLDAKGESIGLGLINRKGEIVVPVIYDGLDLGFADGVCQVNKDDKLGLVNTDGIEIVAPTYDYIENGGAVDGLLRVGKNDRYGMISLKGEIVIPVEYQDVIGAYEGMIAVMVEPQRWGYLNHKNEMVVKPEFTFVDKFVNGKVVLQKADGENYIVYKDGRVVKETESH, translated from the coding sequence ATGAACAAAAATACTACAACACACTACATTTTGGTCCTTCTATCTATTTTGCTCGTTTCTTGTCAGCCAAAAAATAACACCAATAATAAAAAAACACTAGAGAAGTTAAGCGGACATCTCGACACGGTGGGAAATTGTTGGGTTGGAGCAGAACCACTCTATTCGGTTAGTCGGTTTGAGGGTCGGTCTGAGTACACATCTGTATCGAAATTAGATGCAAAAGGGGAGTCGATAGGGCTTGGACTTATTAATCGCAAAGGAGAAATTGTAGTGCCTGTTATTTATGATGGACTGGATTTGGGATTCGCAGATGGCGTTTGCCAGGTGAATAAAGACGATAAGCTCGGACTTGTAAATACTGATGGGATAGAAATTGTAGCACCTACCTATGACTACATTGAAAACGGAGGAGCGGTAGACGGGCTCCTTCGCGTGGGCAAAAATGATCGTTATGGCATGATTAGCCTTAAAGGCGAAATAGTTATTCCTGTTGAATATCAGGACGTAATAGGAGCCTATGAAGGAATGATTGCCGTAATGGTTGAGCCTCAACGGTGGGGTTACTTAAACCATAAAAATGAAATGGTGGTAAAACCCGAATTTACGTTTGTCGACAAATTTGTAAATGGGAAAGTGGTCTTGCAAAAAGCGGATGGGGAAAATTACATCGTTTATAAAGATGGTAGAGTAGTAAAAGAAACCGAGAGTCATTAA
- a CDS encoding ankyrin repeat domain-containing protein, producing the protein MKKIKLLLTLLVMLVFQSAIAQSQKSIPSDAVVNEFYDAIVADNNEKIKQLLTSKFPGNYEPKNKVEPIRVAIWQKNIIAVKLLVEAGANINSKTQSAVEEAAGRGEKAILEYLMSKGGDIKNNDAFSLAAANNHYDCAKLLLLKGASQESGDVSGKLKMYEMAVSRADFEVLNKLKLSKEELDANNCEGETALIIAVKQNDKTMVEYLLKRGVNKNKPETFDCGDDTSYGKKPIDIAKKRNYSNIVQLLK; encoded by the coding sequence ATGAAAAAGATAAAGCTACTTCTTACATTATTAGTGATGCTTGTTTTCCAGTCGGCAATTGCACAGTCGCAAAAGTCGATTCCTTCAGATGCGGTGGTTAATGAGTTTTATGATGCAATAGTTGCAGATAACAATGAGAAAATAAAGCAATTGCTAACGAGTAAATTTCCGGGTAATTATGAACCCAAAAATAAAGTAGAACCAATAAGGGTTGCGATCTGGCAGAAAAATATCATTGCTGTAAAGCTATTGGTTGAAGCAGGTGCAAACATCAATAGCAAAACACAATCTGCCGTTGAAGAAGCTGCCGGAAGAGGCGAAAAAGCCATTCTGGAGTATTTAATGAGCAAAGGTGGGGATATAAAGAATAACGATGCATTTAGTCTTGCGGCTGCCAATAATCATTATGACTGTGCAAAACTATTATTGCTAAAAGGGGCCAGCCAGGAATCTGGCGATGTAAGTGGTAAGCTTAAAATGTATGAAATGGCAGTGAGCAGAGCTGATTTCGAAGTCTTGAATAAGTTAAAATTGAGCAAGGAAGAATTAGATGCAAACAACTGTGAAGGCGAAACGGCGCTGATCATTGCGGTAAAACAGAATGACAAGACAATGGTTGAATACTTGCTGAAACGGGGCGTAAACAAAAATAAACCCGAAACATTTGATTGCGGTGATGATACATCATACGGCAAAAAGCCAATTGATATTGCCAAAAAAAGAAACTATTCCAATATAGTTCAGCTGCTTAAATAA
- a CDS encoding tetratricopeptide repeat protein gives MKSFFTVAFVLISVLALGQTTIQIEINYVRSFRKEKDSMIVELGNTPKLCRLPIKNNPNFVKYAALLKPYEQKDYFITRKLFEIGVEKGSNMIKSIRPLIKSEVEEYQYLQPEPALAVAAVSANQEPEKLYDEAMELFNKGSYEEATATINKAIIIHTQNPDYHELKALCLGNLKQYNQSTDEAMYALEMDKANAGLYEIIANNYYFLQDYENACKNYEKAIEYESENIPRIYHNYIRCLIEIPDPYRAIAIYKIYEYRTKGLTAYIGDEENFDDDLIFYTGQAYQQLKNWKKALAIYNRFIVMYPDFYGYYAQRGRLYQQKGDWLEALRDFDAALKLDSSQTILQLNIAQVYQELKDYRRTADAYEKYLSKYPDDAVQLGNYGYCLLDAERYKDAQKLFDQSMILDTKSIDTHIGRILAAHLLGDTEKKNEYIGEAKRQFPEIAINTATLNTLIKTGNYYYSDKIITIWEDAIN, from the coding sequence ATGAAAAGCTTTTTTACCGTAGCGTTTGTTCTTATTTCAGTACTTGCTTTAGGACAAACAACTATTCAGATAGAAATTAATTACGTTAGGAGTTTTCGAAAAGAGAAAGACAGTATGATTGTGGAGCTGGGAAACACTCCCAAATTGTGTAGGTTACCCATTAAAAATAACCCCAATTTCGTTAAGTACGCAGCATTGTTAAAACCGTATGAACAAAAAGACTACTTTATAACTAGAAAACTGTTTGAAATAGGAGTTGAAAAAGGGTCAAACATGATCAAATCCATCAGGCCTTTGATAAAGAGTGAGGTGGAGGAATATCAATACCTTCAGCCAGAACCGGCTTTAGCTGTTGCTGCGGTTTCAGCAAATCAGGAACCGGAAAAACTTTATGATGAAGCAATGGAGCTCTTTAATAAGGGTAGTTATGAGGAAGCCACTGCAACAATTAATAAAGCGATCATAATACATACACAAAATCCAGATTACCATGAATTAAAAGCATTATGCCTGGGCAATCTGAAGCAATACAATCAGTCAACTGATGAGGCGATGTATGCGCTTGAAATGGATAAGGCAAATGCCGGATTGTATGAAATAATTGCCAATAATTATTATTTCTTGCAAGACTATGAAAACGCGTGTAAAAATTATGAGAAGGCCATAGAGTATGAAAGCGAAAATATTCCCCGGATCTATCATAATTACATAAGGTGCCTGATTGAAATACCTGATCCTTATCGGGCAATAGCAATCTATAAGATTTATGAGTATCGCACAAAAGGCTTAACTGCTTACATCGGTGATGAGGAAAATTTTGATGATGATTTAATTTTCTATACCGGTCAGGCTTACCAGCAACTAAAAAACTGGAAAAAGGCGCTGGCTATTTACAATAGGTTTATTGTGATGTATCCCGATTTTTATGGCTATTACGCCCAAAGGGGACGACTTTACCAACAAAAAGGAGATTGGCTTGAAGCGCTGAGAGATTTTGATGCTGCATTAAAGTTAGATAGTTCACAAACCATTCTTCAACTCAATATTGCCCAAGTATATCAAGAACTCAAGGATTACCGCCGGACAGCGGATGCTTACGAAAAATACCTTTCAAAGTATCCTGACGATGCTGTTCAACTCGGCAATTATGGATATTGTTTACTGGATGCGGAGCGATACAAAGACGCTCAAAAATTATTTGATCAATCGATGATACTTGATACTAAAAGTATAGACACACATATAGGGCGAATACTTGCCGCTCATTTACTTGGAGATACTGAAAAGAAAAACGAGTACATAGGTGAGGCTAAACGGCAGTTTCCGGAAATCGCCATCAACACAGCAACTTTAAATACACTGATTAAAACGGGTAATTATTACTATTCTGATAAAATCATAACCATTTGGGAAGATGCAATTAACTAA
- a CDS encoding putative periplasmic lipoprotein, producing MKKFFAFISSTLFFMACQNDHEVKFYYLEKHTKQADGFNIIHRDDSLYGNKLYETVLVRNPPATADSLKQLMLHYFDTLNNRQNKGVIFAYRSLDFYRYTSETNNFLHSTKDPYQLANVYLWDYSEAYLGNVYYQRCPNDSLKIIKTIYLNQAGQTDTLTNECLK from the coding sequence TTGAAAAAGTTCTTTGCATTCATCTCATCAACATTATTTTTCATGGCTTGTCAGAATGATCATGAAGTGAAATTCTATTACCTCGAAAAACACACGAAGCAAGCAGATGGGTTCAATATCATCCATAGGGATGATTCGTTATATGGTAACAAATTGTATGAAACGGTTTTAGTAAGAAATCCTCCGGCCACAGCAGACAGCCTTAAACAATTAATGCTGCATTATTTTGATACCCTCAACAATCGACAAAACAAAGGAGTCATTTTTGCCTATAGGTCTCTTGATTTTTACCGATACACAAGCGAAACCAATAATTTCCTCCATTCAACAAAAGACCCGTACCAACTTGCCAATGTTTATTTATGGGATTATTCTGAAGCGTATTTAGGGAATGTTTACTACCAGAGATGTCCGAATGATTCTTTAAAAATTATCAAGACAATTTACCTGAATCAAGCCGGACAAACAGATACGCTAACAAATGAGTGTTTAAAATAA
- a CDS encoding RNA polymerase sigma-70 factor: MFIADSDQDKSRTVFKELFDFYAPKIYSFGNSYLKSNHDAEELVQEVFIRMWNQRDVLDDTKNIKAYIFKTAVNLIYDQLRKRKLEKLHTELSLFQHSEEDHSTLDYLSLGDLQNQINGLIAKMPEQRRLIFTLSRVDGLSYDEIAQQLNISKRTVENQVYRAMSFLKEHIDSKYMLYLVFFYFC; encoded by the coding sequence ATGTTTATTGCAGATAGTGATCAAGATAAAAGTAGAACGGTTTTTAAAGAACTGTTCGACTTTTATGCGCCCAAGATTTACAGTTTTGGGAATTCCTATCTTAAATCAAATCATGATGCTGAAGAATTGGTGCAGGAGGTGTTTATTAGAATGTGGAACCAGCGCGATGTCTTGGATGATACTAAAAATATTAAAGCCTACATTTTTAAAACAGCCGTTAACCTTATTTATGATCAGCTGAGAAAGCGAAAGCTGGAAAAACTGCATACCGAACTTTCATTATTTCAACATTCTGAAGAAGACCACTCCACATTAGATTATTTATCATTAGGAGATCTTCAAAATCAAATCAATGGTCTTATTGCTAAAATGCCTGAGCAAAGGCGACTCATTTTTACCTTAAGCAGGGTAGATGGTTTGAGCTACGACGAAATTGCTCAACAATTAAACATATCCAAACGAACGGTAGAAAACCAGGTTTACCGTGCAATGTCATTCCTGAAAGAGCATATTGATAGTAAGTACATGCTCTATCTGGTCTTTTTTTACTTCTGCTAA
- a CDS encoding FecR family protein, giving the protein MKSGNNEEKIVRSFYHPEIEFEVKNELYLELSQTVSTDEDRRATEPLFEKICTKIAVDEKLHRRTKIIRMVKYIGTRAAILVAGMLIYVLAIQPNLKKEVAEFKFIAPGKSITQTILPDGSSIFLNANSELTYKLDPSNKLREVFLKGEGWFKVAKMPHTPFIVHTSKYSVAVHGTTFNVKAYPGSKNVVTTLQEGSIEIIPNEGVNIKPVMLTPGEQFSYNTVSAKSTLLRVDSEVASVWKESEIRFENKKFSELLSILESRYNVQFIVKDSSLLNYHYDGSIRNENIIQVLNLIKETLPIKYQLVNNNIILIEKQ; this is encoded by the coding sequence ATGAAATCGGGAAACAACGAGGAAAAGATTGTCCGGTCATTTTATCATCCTGAAATAGAGTTTGAAGTTAAAAACGAACTCTATCTGGAGTTATCTCAGACTGTAAGCACCGACGAAGATCGACGGGCTACAGAACCTTTGTTTGAAAAAATTTGCACCAAGATTGCGGTAGATGAAAAACTGCACCGACGGACTAAGATTATCCGTATGGTAAAATACATTGGTACAAGAGCAGCCATTCTTGTAGCAGGTATGTTAATTTATGTATTAGCCATTCAGCCTAATCTTAAAAAGGAGGTGGCCGAATTTAAATTTATTGCTCCCGGTAAGTCAATTACACAGACCATCCTTCCTGATGGATCGTCCATCTTTCTGAATGCAAACTCCGAACTAACCTATAAACTGGACCCTTCTAATAAACTGAGAGAAGTTTTTTTGAAAGGAGAAGGCTGGTTTAAAGTGGCTAAAATGCCGCATACTCCATTTATTGTACATACATCTAAGTACAGTGTGGCTGTTCACGGAACCACATTTAATGTAAAAGCATATCCCGGTAGCAAGAATGTAGTTACCACCTTACAAGAGGGTTCAATTGAAATTATCCCTAATGAAGGTGTAAATATTAAACCGGTTATGCTAACTCCCGGAGAGCAATTCAGCTATAATACGGTATCGGCCAAGTCGACATTGCTCCGTGTTGATTCAGAAGTCGCTTCGGTTTGGAAAGAATCTGAAATACGATTTGAGAATAAAAAGTTCAGTGAGCTGTTAAGCATTCTGGAGAGTCGGTATAATGTTCAGTTTATCGTTAAGGATTCATCATTACTTAATTACCACTATGACGGAAGCATCCGTAACGAAAACATTATTCAGGTACTTAACCTGATCAAAGAAACATTGCCGATTAAGTATCAGCTGGTAAACAACAACATTATCTTAATAGAGAAACAATAA